GCGGGTAGGAGTTCCCGTGGGTCTGTTATCCGCCCGGTCACGGCAGCTGCTGCGGCTGTCGCGGGGCTTGCGAGGTAGACTTTCGACTCCTTGTGGCCCATGCGGCCGGTGAAGTTTCTGTTAGTTGTTGATACCGCTACCTCGCCCTCGCCGAGGAGGCCGAGGTGCGCGCCTATGCAGGGGCCACAGGTGCCGAATGCTACGAAGCAGCCAGCCTCGACGAGTATGTCTATTATGCCGTTACGTAGTAGCCTCTCGTAGACCTTACGGGACGCTGGCACGGCTATGCAGCGTACCCCGTCCTTCACCCGGCGGCCCTTGAGTATCCGGGCAGCAGCCACGTAGTCCTCGTAGCGGCCGTTGGTGCAGCTCCCTATGAACACCTGGTCGACCTCTAGGCCCTCGACCTCGCGGACGGGCTTAACGTTGTCGACGTTTGGCGGTGCTGCGACTACTGGCTCGAGGCGCGGAAGCTCCAGCTCCAGCTCCTCGTCGTACTCAGCCCCCGCGTCGGGCTCTAGCAGTGGCACCTCTGTGCCGTGGTTCACCCGGTACCACTCTCTAGCCACAGCGTCTGAAGGGAAGAGGCCCACCTTAGCGCCCATCTCCACGGCCATGTTGCTTATGGTCATCCTGGAGTCCATGGATATCGTTTTTAGGCCCTCGCCCTGGAACTCTACCGCCTTGTATATCATGCCGTCGGAGCGGACCATGCCTATGATCGTGAGCACTATGTCCTTACCCATTATGTAGCCGGGGGCCTCCCCGCTGAGCTTGAGCCTTACCTGCTCGGGTACGCGCATCCATAGCTTGCCCGTAGCCATCGCTATAGCAGCGTCAGTACTCCCGACACCTGTAGCGAAGGCGGTAAAGGCGCCGCCCGTCACGGTGTGGCTATCCGCACCCACGACGAACATTCCCGGCTTTACGAGGCCCTCGTCGGCGACGACCTGGTGGCTTATCCCTGTACCCACGTCGAAGAGCCTCACACCATGCTCCTTAGCGAAGCGCCTCATTGCGCGGTGTACCAGCGCTGCCGCCACCGTCGGCGCTGGCGCTGCGTGGTCGATGAACAGTGCTACACGCTTGGGGTCGAATACGCGGCTGAGCAGTGGCGTCTCCTTCATCACGTCTAGGGCCAGCGTGAATGTGCCGTCGTGGGCGTATACTAGGTCGATAGGGACTACTACTATCTCTCCTCTCTCCGGTACTCGACCAAGCTTACCCTCGAAGAGTTTCTCTGTAAGGGTACGTGCCGCGCTCAACACACCATCCCCTCTCATCCCGGTTCAACCATTGGATACGCCTCTCCGGGGACCCAACACCATAGCTCTACGTTGTGCGAGTGAAGCAGGCCGTTAATGCCCTAGGGTCGCTGCATGCTGGGCCAGTGGCCCAGACCATTCAAGCGGCTATAGCGCCATGGGGGCTCCTAGCACCCCCACAGTTATAACTCTATATGCGCTATTTAACCCAGACACTTCACATAATCCGTAGTTGTAAAACCCTAGAGCCAGGGGCTAACTATTCTCTATTTCGGGGAAGTAGCGCGCTGCTATACGCAGCATCTCCTCGTCGCTCAGGGGCGTGTGGCGTCCACTCTCCTCGAACAGCCTCACTATCTCCCTGTATATCGCCTCGACCCGTGGGTCATCCTTGTCTATGGTCTCAGCTATCTTCTCTGGCAGCCGCGCACGCAGCCACATTACGACCGCCGCGCGGCCTCCATAGGCTGTCACAGCTATGTCGGCTCTTCTCCCCACTATGCCTGGGTCGAACGGCAGGTACACCTCCGGGTTCTTCAGCAGACCGTCGATATGCACGCCAGCCTTTGTCCGGAACGCGTTACGGCCCACGACCGGCTGGTACTCTGGCACACTGTAGCCCATCTCCTCGAGCACCTCAACGACCCTTGGCAGTGCTTCTAGGTTCACGCGGTCGAGCCGCCCAGTGAGACCAACATAGTGGAGCAGCATTACCTCCAGCGGGCAGTTGCCAGCCCTCTCGCCTATACCTAGCAGGGTACAGTTGCTCATACCGGCTCCATGGAGCCAGGCTGCCAGATGGTTCGCCACTACTAGGCCTAGATCATTGTGGCCGTGGAACTCTATCTGCTCGGCTGCTAGCCCGGCCTCGCGTAGAGCCTCTATGAGCGCCGGTATCCCGCGCGGTGGCGCCACCTCAGGGAACGGTAGGCCCAGGCCGAGAGTATCCGCCACCTTTACGCGGAATGTTACACCGTACCGCTCGCTAAGGGCTATCAGCTTCTCTACGAATGGTAGTATGTTCTTCTCGAGACTCGCCCTCGTAGCATCCTCTAGCGTACACCGCACAACTATGCCGCGTTTCATAGCCTCCTCGACTACCGTTAGGTATTTGTTGAAGGCCTTGTCCCTTGTCACGCCAAACTTGTAGTAGATGTGGTAGTCGCTTATACTAGTGAGTATAGTGGTCTCGTCGAGACCCGCCTCTATCACCAGCTTCAGGTCGTTCATGGTGGCCCTTATCCAGCCTATAGGCTTGGGGTAGTCAGCGCCATACTCCCTTATCCTCTTTACTAGCTCGCGGTCCCTCGGCGTGTAGAGGAAGAGTTCTGCTGACGCTATGGCTCCACGGCCGCCTAGCTCTACCAGTAGCTCGTAGACCCTTAGTCCCTCCTGGACCGTTATCGGGCGCCAGCCCTGCTGACCGTCCCTCAGCGTGGTGTCGGTTACCACTATCTTCTCTGGCTCAAACCAGCGGGGTGCCTCCCCGTCGAACATTATCCGGGGAGGCGCCGTGTACGGAAACACGTCACGGTACAGCTCCAGCCCTGTTACGTCCGTAAAACCGCACCACCCCCGTGTACCGGCAAGAGGAGGCAGAGGCAGCATTACCCCTGCAAGGATGGGCTGCTAGCGGGTAGGCCGTGTAGTGCAAGGGGTGCTAATAACTTGCCGGAGTTAGCGCCCGGACTAGTGATCGGTGGGACAAATGGGCTGAGACAGTTTCCGCACCAGAGGTGCGGGAGTCCGTACCTCGGTGCCCGCGGGTACACGGGATTTAACTCCTCTGTACATTATTGGATGCAGAATCCATCACATCCTCCATGTAGTAGGTGCTGTTTCTGTTACAGACTTGACCGCCTGGTGAACGGTTATGGGTACATGGCTTGACCTCTCTGTATATCTGCACAGTGCAATTGCTATGGAGGCTGTATACTGTTCACCGTCGGTAGAGTGCAGAAAGCGGTATACGTACTCCAGGAAAGTGCGCGGGAAGGCCTAGAGGATGCAGAGGAGGCTACGCTGTACTCAGCGGTTAAGGGATACGGGGCACGTGGCATGAGAGGACCACGAGAGTGGGAGGGGTGTGCCGGATAAACCTTGTTGTGGTATAGGAAGCGGAGGCTAGTAGTAGTACCATATGCTCTTGTAGTCTTCTGGGTCTTCGCCGAAGACCTCCTGTAGCTTGTCGAGGTACATCTTTATCGACACTATGTCTGTGTATATGTATGGGTCTACTAGCTGTATGTTCTTCTCCCAGGGGTGCCAGAGGTATACGCGGCGCCCATCGGGCCGTATCATTATCAGCTCGTGGTCCTGGCCTGCGCGCAGATGGTTCTTACCGAGCCTCGGCACATTGAAGACTGGCTCCTCGGTGCGGAAGCTGCCTGGCAGCAGGCGTGCCTCCTCCTTACGCTCCTGTAGCATCCTCGCCACCGGTACGAGGTAGTCCTTGGTCTCCCACTTGCCCTTAGGGTAGAAGTTGTAGTAGGGGTCTATCCCGGCCTTCTTCAGCGCTATCCTCAGCGCTACTGTCTCGAAGCGGCGGCTCACCCAGAACGTGTATACCTGCTGGTTGTATATCATTAGGCCGTTGCGGCGCAGCTTAAACGCAGCCTCAGCTACCTCGGGCGTCACCTCGTATGCCGACTCGAAGTGCGTTGATATGGTTACCACGCGCTTGCCTGGCTCTATGTAGCTGCCGAGCATCTCTGCGAGCTCGTCCGTTATCCTGAAGGGCACGGTCACGAGTATACGTGTGCCTATGCGTATCAGCTCTACATGGTCTAGCTCCGAGAGCCTCTTGATAATGTGCTCTATCGTGTCGTCGCTTAGTATCATTGGGTCGCCGCCGGTCACTAGTACGTCGCGTATCTCCGGGTGCTCAGCGAACCAGTCTATGGCCTTGTCTATGAGCTTCTTTGTCGGTATACCCTCGGGGTCCATCGCTGTTACTATCTCCCAGTTACGCTGACAGTAGACACATATCTGCGGACACGTATTGGCGGCCTTCAATATCGCTACCATCGGGTAGCGGCGGGTTATGAGCGGATGCGGGCTGGTATCGTGCTCGCCCATGAAGTCGAAGTAGTACTCGCGCTCCTCACGGTGCTCTATCATGGTCTTGACGTAGTGGAGCGGGGGCAGCACCTGGCGTCTTACCTGGTAATCCCGGCTCCACGGGGCGTCTAGGTCGAAGAGGTGTAGATAGTACGGGGTTACGCCGAAGGGCACCTTGTACTCTAGGGCATCAACTAGAGCTTTTACATCGTCCTCGTCGAGGCGTACTAGGTCCTGGAGTATCTTGATCCCGCGACGGCCCTTCAGCACGTTGCGGAAGTGCCAGCGGTAGTCCCTCCAGTCATCCATGCTGCCGCCGAGGACCTCTAGTATTCGTTTCACGTTTTCCCTTCTCTTCTCAACCACCTTGGGGTCTAGCCCGCTAGGGTACCGCTTGAGATATTCCTTAACCCTCTTGGCTAGCTCGTCTAGGTAGTTGCTCCTCGCTACTCCGGCCTCGCGGCCCTTTATTCTGTTGAAGTCTACCTGCTCGAGTCCCTCAGCGTACTTCGCAGGGTAGATGTCGGGCCTGCCGTTTATCGCCTTGAATAGGTGCTTGAACTCGTATACGAAGCCTTCGTCGACTTCTTTTGCTGCTGTCTGGCCGTCCTTAGCTAGGCGCCATAGGTGGTATAGGGCGCTGTAGCCTGTGAGCTTCTCGTTCCTCGGGGCTATAATGTTCTTGAACACGCGTATCGCGTCGCGGGCTACCGCCTCTATGAGTGGGTGGAGCTTGCGCTCGCCGTTGAGCAGGCTCCACTCGAGCTGGTTTAGGTATAGGAAGAGGCTGCGCCTAGCGTCCTCGAGGCTGCTGGACGTGAGAAGTATCTCC
The window above is part of the Pyrodictium abyssi genome. Proteins encoded here:
- a CDS encoding 3-isopropylmalate dehydratase large subunit, giving the protein MSAARTLTEKLFEGKLGRVPERGEIVVVPIDLVYAHDGTFTLALDVMKETPLLSRVFDPKRVALFIDHAAPAPTVAAALVHRAMRRFAKEHGVRLFDVGTGISHQVVADEGLVKPGMFVVGADSHTVTGGAFTAFATGVGSTDAAIAMATGKLWMRVPEQVRLKLSGEAPGYIMGKDIVLTIIGMVRSDGMIYKAVEFQGEGLKTISMDSRMTISNMAVEMGAKVGLFPSDAVAREWYRVNHGTEVPLLEPDAGAEYDEELELELPRLEPVVAAPPNVDNVKPVREVEGLEVDQVFIGSCTNGRYEDYVAAARILKGRRVKDGVRCIAVPASRKVYERLLRNGIIDILVEAGCFVAFGTCGPCIGAHLGLLGEGEVAVSTTNRNFTGRMGHKESKVYLASPATAAAAAVTGRITDPRELLPADARLMVVDPSYSFKP
- a CDS encoding homocitrate synthase/isopropylmalate synthase family protein; protein product: MFPYTAPPRIMFDGEAPRWFEPEKIVVTDTTLRDGQQGWRPITVQEGLRVYELLVELGGRGAIASAELFLYTPRDRELVKRIREYGADYPKPIGWIRATMNDLKLVIEAGLDETTILTSISDYHIYYKFGVTRDKAFNKYLTVVEEAMKRGIVVRCTLEDATRASLEKNILPFVEKLIALSERYGVTFRVKVADTLGLGLPFPEVAPPRGIPALIEALREAGLAAEQIEFHGHNDLGLVVANHLAAWLHGAGMSNCTLLGIGERAGNCPLEVMLLHYVGLTGRLDRVNLEALPRVVEVLEEMGYSVPEYQPVVGRNAFRTKAGVHIDGLLKNPEVYLPFDPGIVGRRADIAVTAYGGRAAVVMWLRARLPEKIAETIDKDDPRVEAIYREIVRLFEESGRHTPLSDEEMLRIAARYFPEIENS
- a CDS encoding KamA family radical SAM protein; this encodes MQMLMQEQYDYARIHRTDVPLQIMKPATNINLDEFLWSEDPNIKEILLTSSSLEDARRSLFLYLNQLEWSLLNGERKLHPLIEAVARDAIRVFKNIIAPRNEKLTGYSALYHLWRLAKDGQTAAKEVDEGFVYEFKHLFKAINGRPDIYPAKYAEGLEQVDFNRIKGREAGVARSNYLDELAKRVKEYLKRYPSGLDPKVVEKRRENVKRILEVLGGSMDDWRDYRWHFRNVLKGRRGIKILQDLVRLDEDDVKALVDALEYKVPFGVTPYYLHLFDLDAPWSRDYQVRRQVLPPLHYVKTMIEHREEREYYFDFMGEHDTSPHPLITRRYPMVAILKAANTCPQICVYCQRNWEIVTAMDPEGIPTKKLIDKAIDWFAEHPEIRDVLVTGGDPMILSDDTIEHIIKRLSELDHVELIRIGTRILVTVPFRITDELAEMLGSYIEPGKRVVTISTHFESAYEVTPEVAEAAFKLRRNGLMIYNQQVYTFWVSRRFETVALRIALKKAGIDPYYNFYPKGKWETKDYLVPVARMLQERKEEARLLPGSFRTEEPVFNVPRLGKNHLRAGQDHELIMIRPDGRRVYLWHPWEKNIQLVDPYIYTDIVSIKMYLDKLQEVFGEDPEDYKSIWYYY